The genome window GTtacttattataatttattctcTTGTATGTTTGGATGATACCTCCAGGTATGCATTCAGTATGTGATGAAATATGCAAAGAGTGATTGATGATCAGATCTCAGAATTTTTTGAACTTGAACTACTCTACTTTCAGCTGTGGAGATTATTGAGCAGTGAGAAATTATTGCTGAAGTGCagtcaaataaataaaagaatgtCAAATCTCTTCTTCAATTAAAAACGCAAACATGGAACAGAGAATAAAAGTCTTTTGCGATTAATGCTGAAACATTTGTTTTAACCAGTTGATAACATTACATGATTCTTACTGAGATGCGTAACTAATTTTTCATAAGTTTTTTTTCCCAGAGAAATCAACCTCTAGGACGATGTTTGTTTATGGGATGCAGgacctctaattttttttttaaaatctagaatttgtaatttcaaatttgttttgttaaagTAAGTACAAATTACTTTGGGAATCGTATACTAATAATTACtccatattttttgaaaaatttgccTTCTATGCTAGTAATAAAGAAGAGTACAAAAAATATGGAACATTAAAGGCACAAGGCAAATTTAATTTTCTCTTATAAAgggaaaagatatatataaatttgtataaaataagATACAATACAGTTATACAGAGGATTTCAATAAGATCTACTTATAAATATCTATTTTggaaaattcataaataaattcgcgagaattttaagattttttaacgaacaaattgtatatatatttgactttGAGATCTTTTATCTATAATTAAATGCAATGTATCGACGTTGTAGGCATTCTGAAAGCAGCTACCTGCTATGGAGATAACATGAAGCAACTGGCGGTTTTCAAATATTACATAGTATCAACATTTAAATTTGCCTGATATCGAGTGACTCCTCTATTTCCAAATAAGATATAAGCATATCTAATACTTGAAGCCAATGAAGGTAGTatcatataataattattagtattattttgaacgagcaaaataaaaaagaataacaACATTatccttaattttatttgttttttccaAATCAAAATGATATGTCattttaaaaatgtaatttaatattaaaattactcatcataataatatataggatTGGATCGAACAATGATAATTCTTAAAATAAAGAGATTTGTTATGAAGTAGGAATTTAATACAAGACTTAAAATCTATCCAGAATCTTAACAAGATTTTAATAAACCCGAGATGAATTGAATTCGAAGTGGGTTTTTGGATGGTGATAATATTGTACATgtgttataatattttagtgCGTAAGTGATGACATATGAGTATGAATAGAGGTGGATagtcatataatatataatataagtttccttaatttatttttaattttatttagtgATTTGTATTTAATTCCTTTCatctatacatataattaaatattagaaaattatttagtaagaaatatatttgaaagttattattaaatataacttACAATACCACTTTTACTAAAATAAGGGGGCAAttaaaggaaaaggaaaaaagaaaaagaagaaagcaGTGCAGTGTTGTTTTCGGGTCTCTGGCTTCCGGCTGTTTAACCCATCCCCAACCCAAACTCCCCCCGCTTCTCGTTTCCCAGGTACTATATAATCATCATCCCTCTCTTCAATCCTCTATTCCtctctatatatacatacacacacgtACATCTTTCTATCTATCATCTTTTTAATTCGGCCACTCGTTCGCTCTATTTCCACCACAATTCTCGATTTAATCGACTTGCTTTTTATTCCATGTTATCTCTTTCTATGTGTATTTGCAATTAGGTATGTTTCAATGCTAAGATCGGTGCTAGCTAGGTTGTTTGGTTACTCTTAGGGTTTATCTCGTATTCGATTGATTTTTTTCGTAATTTTAAGCTTTGACAGTTTAGTCTCTGTGATTGATTGACTTGTGTTTCTTGTATTAGCTAAGAGCTGTGATCTCCATTTATTGAGGGATTTcaacgtttttttttttttttgtgtgcagGTTCGGTTTTTGTCGGAATTTTGTATCGAAGTGAAGAAGCTGGAACTTTGAGTTGTTTACAGTTTTAAGATGGTATACTTTATTTATGAGCTATTAtattagtttgttaaaatttagCCGGAATTATACAAGGCGTTCTTAGAATTGTTACTGAACATTTTATTGAGTTTATAATAAGCGTTCAAAAATTCTGTTGCTTTATGTACTTGAACTTGACGCTTGGTTAGTAAGAGCAGGGTGAAATGTGGAGATTCCAGATATAAATCGGAACACAGCGGCACATGTGTACCTCTTTTAAATGCTCCTATTTGTTCTTGTGTACTGGTTATATCAATACATGTAGGTTTggttttatcaaatttataacGTGCGTgtgtgtaaatatatataatttcttatGTTATTATTGAGAATTTGAGGTCAGGTAGTCACACATAAGAttcatttcaaatattatttgctTATCATCTTTTGTATCATAGGTAACTATGATAAACTCAGTGAAACAGTTTAAGAATCCATTCTGCTTTCTCTTGGTTTGTTGGCGCTGCTTGTTACTCTGTCCCGCGACCCTAACTGGGAGATCACCTTGCAATCTTTGACCTCCTCCTATACATCTCACACACATTTTTCTTTGTATATGCATgcataaaaatgatttttgctTATACTATCATCTTAAAATTTTCCAGGACAGGAGAATGGATGGATCAGCAGGGCAAGGTGGTAGTAGTGTGGATATGTTCTTGCGGAATTATAAGCTTGGAAAAACTCTTGGAATTGGATCCTTTGGGAAAGTGAAAATCGCAGAACATGCATTAACAGGCCACAAAGTTGCTATAAAGATCCTCAATCGACGCAAGATTAAGAATATGGAGATGGAAGAAAAAGGTAAGTATATTTTGTATGAGGGAAGCGTCCTTAAAAGTTTCAACATGAACTCAGATTAATTGTTACCCTTAACCCTCAAGGTTTTAGGGTGTTTTTTATGGTGCATGTTTGTTTGAGTTATGGTGTTTGTAAGTTACTATATCATTCTTGCACCCAGATGGGTGCAAGTGGCAATGTTTGTGCAACACATGGTGTACAatctttttgaataattttagaCCGTTCTCTTAAGAAAAACTTAAATGGCGTAGCTTCTGCAATCTGactcttttttctatttttattttaaacttttttttattgacTTTGGGGTTCAACATGTTTGACTTTTACAGTGAGAAGAGAAATCAAAATACTAAGACTGTTCATGCACCCTCACATCATTCGACTGTATGAGGTTATAGAGACACCAACAGATATATTTGTTGTTATGGAATACGTAAAATCTGGTGAGCTTTTTGATTACATTGTAGAGAAGGGTAGATTGCAGGAGGATGAAGCTCGCAAATTTTTTCAGCAGGTGGCCCATATATTTTCCTTCTTATAGATCAGTTAAAGCTTTAATTTTACAAGTATTCTGATATTTTACAGTTAAACATTACTTTGACACTAGATAATATCTGGCGTGGAGTACTGCCACAGGAATATGGTTGTCCACAGAGATCTCAAGCCTGAGAATCTGCTTCTAGATTCCAGATGCAATGTGAAAATTGCTGACTTTGGTTTGAGCAATATTATGCGTGATGGTCATTTTCTGAAGACTAGCTGTGGAAGCCCAAATTATGCTGCCCCTGAggtattaacatattaaattcaTATGAGACTATTGGAATAATTGTCTTGAGGATGATGCCATCATAAACGGTTTGGGTTACATGTAGTGATATATGTTATATTCATAGTTTTTGTCTGCCTCCCTTTACTCAGGTTATATCTGGAAAGTTGTATGCGGGACCGGAAGTAGATGTTTGGAGCTGTGGTGTAATCCTGTATGCTCTTCTATGTGGTACTCTTCCTTTCGATGATGAAAACATTCCCAacctttttaagaaaatcaaggTGATTTCCGTCATATTGAGTAATCTGCTTTTGCCTGTAAATTTAGTATTTACGTTTTGATCTGAGCTTCTACCTGTAAATAAATCATCTTCATTTGGAACCTTGCTACAATCATAATTGTCACTGATCTTATCCCACACTTGTAATCTCCAAAATAGTCTTGGCAAGAGTATACAGTCTAATATGATGTTGTCCTAAAAATGAAAAGATAGGCAAAGTTGGttcttcatattatttttattaggaCTGTCTTTCGAGTTTTGACAAGTCTCTAGGCTCTCTGGGCTCCTAGTTCCTGCATAAATGTCCTTACAAAGCCTGAGAAGATTCTGGGTGTATTGGTTTTAGCAATGTTAAATTACATGTAGATAGAACATTCATTGTTGTTGAGTCGCTCGACTAGCcgcgactagtcgtcgactagtcgaGTAGTCGGTGTGCAGGGCTCGACTGGGATGGTCGACTAGACATATGTAAGTATTTCGCCCGACTTATGACAGACTGGTCGACTGGGTCGACTGGAAGACCCAGTCGGTCGACTagtgtttaaattaaaaaaaaaataaaaaacccaGTTGTATCAAAACCTAAAAACAAAAGCCCAGCAGCCTCCAGTCGATTCCAAGCCGTCTCAGTCACTTCTAACTTCGATTGAATCGATTCCAGTAGCTTTGTTTACTCTGTTATTACTTACACTTACACACACTCTGTTATTACACACACTTGCACACTTTATAATCAGTAGTCACTAGTTGCAATAGGCATTGTTTAATACCAGTACACACACACAGAATCACAGTAGATTTGTTTAATCTGCAGAATGGCTGATGCATCGAACAAGGCTGTTTATGCATAATTAGAACTTAGAAGTGAGGATGTAGAAGTTagaacacacatatataatctattacacatataaatataagtatatataatatatattattaattttatacctTGTCGACTAGTGTCGACTAGTCTACGACTAGTCTCGACTAGTTACGACTCGACTTGCCGGAGAGTCCAGTCAACTCGACTCGACTTACCGACTTAACAACGACTACAAGAGTAAAATGAAAGTTGAGACTTATCTATAGGGAATCTAAAAGAAGGTTGGGGAGGTATTACACTGCAAATATAGCAGAAGCCTGTGGAGATAACTTGCTAAAACCATGTTTGCTCGTCCCCTTTATGATGAATGAGCCCTCACTTCCTGGAGTAGCTGAGAACCGTTCTATGGATTATTCTTATATGCACTTAAGAGGCTAATTGGCACCGGTTGGCGGCTCAGGCTTTAGAAGTTGAGTTGGAGCAAAGTACTCAAATCAGGACTGAGTTTGAGACCAAAGCTAAGAGCTTCAGCTAGAAAACGAGTTTCAGGTCCTGAGCAGTCAAATTTATTTCCTAATTGACCAAGTGGGTATGTTTGGAGCCTGGAGCTAATAGTTTCTGGGATGTTGTTTTTCCCTCTCCAGTTATGATACTATCAAGAGGATTTCTTTCTTTATGATGTAAATTTGAACCGGTTGGTCATTTGTGTGATGAATCATAGTTTACCTCCTTTAATCACATGCCACTCACCCGTCCTTTCTTTTTGGTACATGAAATGATTTAATGAGGGCTTTTCATTTGCAATAGGATAAGCTTTTGCACATATGACAGTCAATGGGGGTACTAGGTGTATGAGGCTTCTGATTCTAGTTATGGCCACTTTGTATGTTGTATAGCGGGATTAGAATTAGTTCATGAAAGATGTAATGATTTTAAGTACTTTCTATCACTCGAGATTTATTAAAAGCATCTTATCAATTTCAGTAATGGTTATGGTTCATTTTCGAATGTCTTGGGTTGGTGGTATAGTGGTACATTGAGTAGTAATCTTAGATATCTCTCCTCCAGTGGCCTATTAAATATGTTTTTAGAAGTCTTGAAGTGTCTTGAGAAGTTTTGCTTACATATGATCTCCTCCTTCCCATGATCCTGCCCTATTATTAGATATGTATAGGTTGATACTCTACAAAATTGCCTCTATCCTAGGGGCTTTGTTGTATGTCATCTGAAAACCATGCAGGCTTAACTACTACTCTGCCAATATAATAAGCAAGTGGCAGAATGCATGTTGTGAAACATGTTCATTTTGGACCTGCATCTACTCCATTGTAATATCTAGTTGTTCCTCTGCATAATTTCGAAATTCATATCAAGTTAATTGCCGCTAATAGGATAATGAGTTACTTTATCCTAACAGTTGTCATGGCTTATATTCTAGGGTGGAATATACACCCTTCCTAGTCATTTGTCTCCTGGTGCAAGGGACTTGATCCCAAGGCTACTTGTGGTTGAGCCTATGAAGCGCATGGCCATTCCTGAGATACGCACACACCCTTGGTTTCAAGCTCATCTTCCACGCTACTTAGCGGTGCCTCCACCAGATACATTGCAACAAGCAAAGAAGGTACTGACTGTTTCTGTATTTACTGCTAAATACATGTTATATGTGTTATTCTCCGAATAATGTTATCTCGCGTAGAATAAAATTTTGTTCTACTTGTGGTTTCTGGTTGTGTAATGTATTGTTCCGACCTCTTTGTCTGTTGGAATATAACAGAGTTTCTTAGCCCGGGAAGAATTTATTAGGTTTCTGGACATCTTTAGAATCTGAATAATTATGTGTGCACAATGGTGCAAGTCATACTCATTGTTCCATTACCTGTTCTTTATTAGTTTGTGACCTTGCGTTACTACTGATATGTATGTTATATCTTCAAGTTTATCATAGTTGATTCATTAATGCTCTAATTGCAGATTGATGAAGAGATACTGCAGGAGGTGTTAAAAATGGGGTTTGACAGGAACAGCCTGGTTGAGTCTCTCCGTAACCGAGTCCAAAATGAGGTTGgtactttgattttttttaataataacagGTTGTTATATTATTAAGTTCTTGCACGGTTGACAGGGTACAGTTGCGTACTATTTGCTACTAGACAACCGTTTCCGTGTTTCCAGCGGCTATCTTGGAGCTGAATTTCAGGAGTCTATGGTTAGTTTATTTTTACATCAGTTGGATATAGTATTATTTGCAACTTTGTATTCAAGTCACTGACTATGCAAGGAGCCAAGGATCTAATGAAGCAGTCATTTTATCTGTTTCATTTCTATATGGTGTCTCGACCATTAAATATGTTTACTGTATGAATCTTTAGCTGTGCTTTCTGGTTGTAACTTGTGCGTATTGAGATAAACTTTTTATATGCGTGATTGGAAGTTTACTTGCCGAAAGAATTGCTCTTGAAGTTTGCACCATGTTTTCACCTCTCCTTTTTTCCTAATGTTACAAGTTCATTTAACAGGATGGTATTAACCGGTTTAGTTTAAATGAGCCTGTATCTCCAGTTACAGCGCAACGAAGTCCTAGACATATTGATTATCAAGGAACAGCGTCAAGACCTCAGTTCCCTGTTGACAGAAAATGGGCGCTCGGGCTTCAGGTTAACTGTTTTAATTTTAAGCTTTATTTTCTGAATATCGTACATGTGAGCCCTGCCATTCATGTCTTTTATCAAAAGGCATTACTAGCATATTCATGCTTTTTCctctatactccctctgttttgtttTATAGGTCATTCGACTTTTTGGCACATACTTCTAAGTGCTTTGActacataataaaaattattatttttaaaattttctttttgattaTTATACTTATTGTGtacttttattcaggaaaagaaaatttagaaagtaatatattttactaTGTGTTTAAAACACTTAGAAATGTGTGCTAcaaagtcaaacgacttataaaacaaaacaaagggAGTAATAGGAGGCTTCCAATGCATAAGCGTGCATGTGCTTGCGTACTTGTGTAGTTATGTtccatataaattatataatggtCTCACATTTATCATTAATATGGAAGACATTAACTAATTGTATACTTGACTTTTGGCAGTCTCGAGCTCATCCACGTGAGATAATGACCGAAGTTCTAAAAGCTCTGCAGGAACTGAATGTCTGTTGGAAAAAGATAGGGCACTACAACATGAAATGCAGGTGGGTCCCTGGCATTCCTGGCCATTATGATGGATTGTTGAACAAGTCCATGCATAGTAATCATTTCTTTGGAGACGACTCCACTATTATTGAGAATGATGCTGCTGTGAGATCGCCCAGTGTGGTCAAGTTTGAAGTACAGGTGACTTTCTTTATATATGCCTTCCAGATAAACTTGTAATTTTGCATCAAGGTTACTACCACTTATAGATCACAAACCAACTAGACAACTAATTGACTAGTCATCTTTTAGTCTCAGTTGAGAATGATATACTACAGTTAGTATTATCTAAAAGAATATTTAGTATGTACCCAATATATAGTTACTGCACAAAACTTTAAGTTACTATAAGACAGTCTACTCAGTCATGTCTTTGCTCTCTCCCTTCCCTAAATTTATTGGgtataaaaaaaagtatttatcGTGTTTCTTGTAACCAAGTTGATTAACTCGGATATAAATTGACTTTTATCAGTTAATCTATTAGTCATTGCGATAATACCACTCCAAGTTGGTCCATATATCTGGTCTGGTTGACTAATCAACAACCTGAGGACTATGTTTTCcacattttgattattttgttcCTGCTCGGTTTAGTTAACAGGAGTTAAAGAATTTCTTCAGGAATGAATATACTATCAATTGATTTGTACATACATGAATATAGAATGCCTCCTTTGAGGTTGAATATCTACCTTGTAAACTAGGAGAAGGGGCAACTGCCAAGCTAAATCCATTTTGGTCgtgcatatatatatgctttGTAGAATTTACTCATGTTTCTATGGTTACGTGTATAATTTCTATGTGTGTGGATATGAAGGGTCTGCCGCCTTGCAATCAGCTTTTTTTCTTTGATTAACGCACCCTTTCTCAAGCTTTATTTTCACTGTCTCTTGTATGTTTTGTCATCACCACTGCGAGGTCCTCCTCTTGCAGTCTATCTCCAGCCTCAGTCTCTATTCTATCTTTGGCTCCTAATATTATACTTCTTTCATGGTCGCTGCTATTTATTATGTTTAAATCACTTCAAGTTAGGTTCTATTGTGGGAAGCACATAAATGTTGCCTTGAAGATAGAATGCATTTTACATTTATGGATTTCATTTTCCGCCATCATAAATTGGAATTCAGTTTCAGCAGGAACTTGCGAGCTTCAAATATGGAGTACCACTTTGTTTGTTGtaaaatcacaattttttttttaaatatcattttttcaACTCAACACAATAGGAAATTTTCTCTAGACAACTATTCATTTGTGTTCATTCCTAAATTGGGACCTCTCCGGATATTTTATATGTCCATTTTTTTATCTTTCAGCTTTACAAGACTAGAGAGGATAAATATCTGCTTGATCTACAAAGGGTCCAGGGACCGCAGTTCCTTTTCCTGGATGTCTGTGCTGCTTTTCTTTCTCAGCTTCGGGTGCTCTAGATCAAGTTGTCTTAATGACAAGGCCAGCTTAGACTGTTAACCCGCAATGAATTCTGCCCAGCTTAGACTGTTAATTCGTAATGACCGTCTGCAAAGAATGTTGTATATAATCAGAGCCAGCTATGGTTATAGCTTGATTCTTTTGAACTATTTTTTTGTGGTAAGGTGGACTTCCagatatcaaataaataaataaataataagagtTTTTTTAGGTACACTTGAGATAATTATGTACTTGCTCTAACTGTACCTGTGTGTAAATATTAGAGGCATTTGCATTTCGGTGGCTATACTTATCACCGGTTTACAGTTTATGAAAAAAATGTGATTTTACGTATCGGTGACTAGATTTTCATTTAAGCTGTGTATTTTAGTAACTGGACGTCAAATGCATGACATATGTTGGCAGATTTGACggaatatttgttttttaactAATTGATTTCATTGATAGTCTATTTATTACTTTTAAATCCATTTTTAATGGATTATAGAATGCAAACATAAATCCAAACCGgacaatataaataattataaataattcaaaacagattaaacattaaactctaaaatttcaatttcaaatgctGGTTAGATATGAATCTGACCacactaaaaatgaagttacaTTATTATACTGACGTCTGTTTCACTCAAATGCCGTATTTCAACCCATGACATTCAGATAACGTAATCTCTACgttattttaatatcaaaagaaaattattcataaaatattttccaaCACATTAACACTATAATTTGTATTAAAAACGATATTCGTATGACGAGCGgaacaaaattattttgttaataatatcaaggatattgtttaaattataaaagattGTTGTTAAAATTTCACCAAATTTATTATTGACACCAGGTGTCACAGATCTCTCTATTTggtatgaattttataataatgtcattaggttggagttgctcttaggaGGTAGGCATAGTTGGTGTATAGTTGAAGTCACTTGTActcttttattctatttttttttcatatattcttatttatactaccttttaatatatatatttaatatattttattcataattagcttatttctctttctctttatatttaaaaaattcgattatttaaatgatttatttgtACTTGTCAATATATCAACATTTATACTTATGCAGTTTCAAAGaaaaaacatttatatttatgcAGGACTTGAATTTTGtaggggtcgtttgggtgaatttaaaataagtgcttcttgcttaaaataaaaaagtggagtataagttggaagcaagttaagacttataagtgattaaagtgtttgggaaataagcagaagtcctgaaacaaaagctagcatttccagctttttataagtgcttcttgactttttacacaaacggtacaaattaattctaacttataagtcagaagctgggcttttaagccctaCACAAACACCCACGTAATCTCAACTTTTCAGCTCTTCCTAGGCTTGAAAGCCTAAATCTCCAGTCACGTAGCCTCAACGGAAACTTCCTCAGATATGATACTAGCATGCTTTCGAAACTCACCTACTTGTTTTCTTGACCAATCTCAATTAGCTAATATGAAAAATGGATATGTATTTTCTGTCTAAAATTCAAATACCTTAACATGCCTAACAAGTACATTAAGAAAGCAAGAAATGACTTTGATCTCAGACTTGCATTGGAACTGGTGGCTATGGCAGAGGCTACCAAATGAGAAAGTAGTGGCTGTCAAGAAACTACACAAGAATCCTGTGAGCCAGCTTTTGGCAAGAGTTTCAGGAATGAGGTGCAGTTGTTAACAAATAAAAAGCACAAGAACTTTGCAAAACTGCATGGATTCATAACCTTCCCTTAAGATGATGCTTGATGTAACTTGAGCTACTCCCATCTCATTAGCAAACAATGCCAAACTGATATTCTTGAGCTTTCAATGCTCATGTATATCTCAGCGA of Daucus carota subsp. sativus chromosome 3, DH1 v3.0, whole genome shotgun sequence contains these proteins:
- the LOC108214725 gene encoding SNF1-related protein kinase catalytic subunit alpha KIN10; translated protein: MDRRMDGSAGQGGSSVDMFLRNYKLGKTLGIGSFGKVKIAEHALTGHKVAIKILNRRKIKNMEMEEKVRREIKILRLFMHPHIIRLYEVIETPTDIFVVMEYVKSGELFDYIVEKGRLQEDEARKFFQQIISGVEYCHRNMVVHRDLKPENLLLDSRCNVKIADFGLSNIMRDGHFLKTSCGSPNYAAPEVISGKLYAGPEVDVWSCGVILYALLCGTLPFDDENIPNLFKKIKGGIYTLPSHLSPGARDLIPRLLVVEPMKRMAIPEIRTHPWFQAHLPRYLAVPPPDTLQQAKKIDEEILQEVLKMGFDRNSLVESLRNRVQNEGTVAYYLLLDNRFRVSSGYLGAEFQESMDGINRFSLNEPVSPVTAQRSPRHIDYQGTASRPQFPVDRKWALGLQSRAHPREIMTEVLKALQELNVCWKKIGHYNMKCRWVPGIPGHYDGLLNKSMHSNHFFGDDSTIIENDAAVRSPSVVKFEVQLYKTREDKYLLDLQRVQGPQFLFLDVCAAFLSQLRVL